In the Bacillus shivajii genome, one interval contains:
- the rpmG gene encoding 50S ribosomal protein L33, which yields MSKKVVLACTKCHSRNYTTMKTDNQQNDRLQVRKYCKTCGTHTTHMETK from the coding sequence ATGTCTAAAAAAGTTGTCCTAGCGTGTACAAAGTGTCATTCACGTAATTACACTACGATGAAGACAGATAACCAGCAAAATGATAGGCTTCAAGTAAGGAAATATTGTAAGACTTGCGGAACACATACAACTCATATGGAGACGAAATAG
- the rlmB gene encoding 23S rRNA (guanosine(2251)-2'-O)-methyltransferase RlmB — protein sequence MTQKNDYIAGKNPVIEALKGKHPIYKIWIAEGSQRGQMSQVIQLAKKAQVNVQFVPKKKVDQLVQEANHQGVVAQIAAYEYQDMSVLFEAAEKKNEAPFFLILDELEDPHNLGSILRTADAVGAHGVIVPKRRSVGLTSTVAKASAGAIEHVPVARVTNLARTMDELKKDGLWFVGTDAKGEQDYREVDLDMPVGLVIGSEGKGMSRLVKEKCDFLVQIPLAGEVTSLNASVAASLLMYEVYRRRYPQGMK from the coding sequence ATGACGCAAAAAAATGATTATATAGCTGGTAAAAATCCAGTAATTGAAGCTTTAAAAGGGAAACACCCGATATATAAAATATGGATTGCAGAGGGTTCACAACGCGGTCAAATGTCTCAAGTGATCCAATTAGCAAAAAAAGCTCAAGTGAATGTACAATTTGTTCCAAAGAAAAAGGTGGACCAACTCGTACAAGAGGCTAACCATCAAGGGGTTGTCGCTCAAATTGCAGCATATGAGTATCAAGATATGTCGGTATTGTTTGAAGCTGCAGAAAAGAAGAATGAAGCTCCGTTTTTTCTTATCTTGGACGAGCTTGAAGATCCACATAACCTCGGTTCAATTTTAAGAACAGCAGATGCTGTAGGTGCTCATGGTGTCATTGTGCCAAAAAGAAGGTCGGTTGGGCTTACCTCCACTGTCGCTAAAGCTTCAGCAGGAGCGATTGAACATGTTCCAGTGGCACGAGTAACGAATTTAGCTAGAACGATGGACGAATTGAAGAAAGACGGACTTTGGTTTGTAGGAACAGATGCTAAAGGTGAACAAGACTATCGTGAAGTGGATCTTGATATGCCAGTAGGCCTTGTAATTGGTAGTGAAGGAAAAGGAATGAGTCGATTAGTAAAGGAAAAATGTGATTTCCTTGTACAGATTCCTTTAGCAGGTGAAGTTACCTCACTCAATGCTTCAGTTGCAGCGAGCTTGTTAATGTATGAAGTATATCGTCGTAGGTATCCACAAGGAATGAAATAA
- the secE gene encoding preprotein translocase subunit SecE: MAEGIKKPTKFLKDVSTEMKRVSWPTRNELVRYTGVVIATVAFIAVFFAISDYVISTIIRFILN, translated from the coding sequence GTGGCAGAAGGCATCAAAAAACCAACTAAGTTTTTAAAAGATGTTTCAACAGAAATGAAGCGTGTATCATGGCCAACGCGTAATGAATTGGTTAGGTATACAGGAGTTGTTATTGCAACTGTAGCTTTTATTGCGGTTTTCTTTGCAATTTCTGATTATGTTATTTCAACGATTATTCGCTTCATTTTAAACTAA
- a CDS encoding NYN domain-containing protein: protein MRRVLLVDGYNIIGDWPELRKLQQNDLENARDILIEKMAEYQAYTGMEVMIIFDAHMVPGVGKKYRNYRLNILYTREKETADERIEKLVNELKRIDTQIYVATSDFVEQRVIFASGAFRKSARELRTEMESIEKGIKKEVIRTKKKKAKTKLPITDEMAEIFEKWRRGDR, encoded by the coding sequence ATGCGCCGTGTTTTACTTGTTGACGGATATAATATCATTGGAGATTGGCCAGAACTTCGTAAGTTACAGCAAAATGATTTAGAGAATGCTCGAGACATCTTAATTGAAAAAATGGCAGAATATCAGGCATATACAGGTATGGAAGTCATGATTATTTTTGATGCCCACATGGTTCCTGGCGTTGGCAAGAAATATAGAAACTATAGACTCAACATTTTATATACTCGGGAAAAAGAAACAGCAGATGAGCGCATTGAAAAACTCGTAAATGAGCTAAAAAGAATCGACACACAAATCTATGTTGCGACATCAGACTTTGTAGAGCAAAGAGTGATCTTTGCGAGCGGTGCATTTAGAAAATCAGCGCGTGAATTAAGGACGGAAATGGAGTCCATTGAGAAAGGAATCAAAAAAGAAGTAATCCGAACTAAAAAAAAGAAAGCAAAAACAAAACTACCTATTACTGATGAAATGGCAGAAATTTTCGAAAAATGGCGTCGAGGTGACCGATGA
- a CDS encoding Mini-ribonuclease 3, whose translation MGDAVLEMYVRYRLIASGQVRPNKLHRTATEYVSAKAQSKVLHQLFDEEWLSEEEKAVALRGRNAKSGTIPKNTDHSTYRYSTAFEALIGYLYLTGSEQRLDEVVEKAVKIIERKEDNDDAKK comes from the coding sequence ATGGGGGATGCGGTATTGGAAATGTATGTTCGATACCGCCTCATTGCTAGTGGACAAGTCCGACCGAATAAACTTCACCGAACGGCGACTGAATACGTTTCAGCAAAAGCACAATCAAAAGTTCTTCATCAGCTTTTTGATGAAGAATGGCTAAGTGAAGAGGAGAAGGCAGTAGCTCTTAGAGGGCGCAATGCTAAGTCTGGGACGATACCAAAAAATACTGACCATTCGACGTACCGGTATAGTACAGCTTTTGAAGCGTTAATTGGTTATTTATATTTAACGGGGAGCGAACAGCGTTTAGATGAAGTTGTTGAAAAAGCAGTAAAGATCATTGAAAGAAAGGAGGATAATGATGACGCAAAAAAATGA
- the sigH gene encoding RNA polymerase sporulation sigma factor SigH, which produces MENNLQAKYDGIEDDSLVEYVREGDSTALEYLINKYKNFVRAKARSYFLIGADHEDIVQEGMIGLYKAIRDFKGDKLSSFKAFAELCITRQIITAIKTATRQKHIPLNSYVSLDKPIYDEESDRTLLDVICGSKVSDPEELLINQEEFDDIELKMGEILSDLERKVLMLYLDGQSYQEISSDLNRHVKSIDNALQRVKRKLERYVELKGVKL; this is translated from the coding sequence ATAGAAAATAATCTGCAAGCCAAATATGATGGGATAGAAGATGATAGCCTCGTTGAGTACGTGCGAGAAGGGGATAGTACTGCGCTTGAATACCTGATTAATAAATATAAGAATTTTGTACGAGCGAAAGCAAGGTCATATTTCTTGATAGGGGCTGACCACGAGGATATCGTTCAAGAGGGTATGATTGGCTTATACAAAGCAATTCGTGACTTTAAAGGGGATAAACTCTCGTCATTTAAGGCATTTGCAGAGCTGTGTATTACTCGTCAAATTATTACGGCAATAAAAACAGCAACTAGACAAAAGCACATTCCTTTAAATTCGTATGTTTCATTGGACAAGCCAATTTACGATGAGGAATCCGATCGTACATTATTAGATGTCATTTGTGGTTCGAAAGTAAGTGACCCAGAAGAGTTGCTAATTAACCAAGAAGAGTTCGATGATATCGAACTGAAGATGGGGGAAATACTCAGTGACTTAGAGAGGAAAGTGTTAATGTTATATCTTGATGGTCAAAGCTATCAAGAGATATCCTCGGACTTAAATCGACATGTTAAGTCAATAGACAATGCTTTACAACGCGTGAAAAGAAAATTGGAAAGATATGTGGAATTAAAAGGTGTTAAGCTATAA
- the nusG gene encoding transcription termination/antitermination protein NusG produces the protein MEKNWYVVHTYSGYENKVKTNLEKRVESMEMTDKIFRVLVPVEEETEVKNGKSKQVTKKVFPGYVIVEMVMTDDSWYVVRNTPGVAGFVGSSGAGSKPTPLLPEEAEMILRQMGVEEPKAEVDFEIKESVKVKEGPFANFIGSIEEIYPDKNKLKVHVNMFGRETPVELEFSQVEKI, from the coding sequence ATGGAAAAGAATTGGTACGTCGTTCACACTTATTCCGGTTACGAGAATAAAGTAAAGACGAATTTGGAAAAACGAGTAGAATCAATGGAAATGACAGACAAGATCTTCCGAGTTCTCGTTCCAGTAGAAGAAGAAACTGAAGTGAAAAATGGTAAAAGCAAACAAGTAACCAAGAAAGTATTTCCAGGTTACGTCATCGTCGAAATGGTTATGACAGATGATTCGTGGTACGTTGTACGTAACACTCCTGGTGTCGCTGGCTTCGTTGGTTCTAGTGGTGCTGGATCGAAACCAACTCCATTGCTTCCAGAAGAGGCAGAGATGATTTTACGTCAAATGGGTGTAGAAGAACCGAAAGCAGAGGTTGACTTTGAGATCAAGGAATCTGTTAAGGTAAAAGAAGGTCCATTTGCGAACTTTATTGGTTCAATCGAAGAAATTTATCCAGACAAAAATAAATTGAAAGTTCATGTAAACATGTTCGGAAGGGAAACCCCGGTTGAACTAGAATTCTCTCAAGTTGAAAAAATATAA